Below is a genomic region from Fusarium oxysporum Fo47 chromosome XI, complete sequence.
ACAGCGCCTGGAGTGTTCTTTGACATTGATGGACTGAATGTCTGGAGTCAGAAGGAGCTTGGGTATATGCAATTGGGTTACTGGTACTTCTTCAACTCATATGATGCCGAGCGAGTCATCCTTGACCATGTATTTGCTTAACCCAGTATTCTGTCAAGCAAATTCGACTGACTACTTACAGTTGGAGTCATTCTTCCACCTCGCATACGCCGACGACAACGCCCTCTGGATAACAGGCCTTGCGGCCATTAATGGAACGCGAGAATGGCTGACCTCCGACAAGACATGTCCCCTCCCTCCATTTCTCACAGAAAGGGACAAGACCCGCTGGCTTGAGATAAACAGACGAAAGGACACCATCAAAGGTCTACTCAACTACTACCGTTGTCTCATGCGTGGAATACAGGCGGAGGATGAGGATCCACTGACAGATGAGCAACGCACACTCAAAGTTCCAGTTCTCGGCATCTGCGGTGGTGGAGATATGGTGACACGGGCGGATCAAATTGGGAGGGGTATCACACCATATGCAAGCAAGGGCTACAAAGAAGTGGTTCTCGAAGGAGCGGGACACTGGATCATGCTTGAGAGACGTGCCGAAGTTACAAATGTCTTGGTGGAATTTGTCCGTGAGGATTCATCATGAACTGCTGGGTTACAATACTGGTTATCACTGCATCATGTAGATAGTTAGGGGAGGACCAAGCGGGAATTTACAAAAGTACCAATTTATCTTGGAAACTTGGCTTGCATGATCCTACATCAAGATCACAAGTTTGAGGGATTAGATTACAATATGCATATGCGTCGCTGCATTCATCCTCTTCTGATGTTCTCTGCCAAGATTTTTATTCTGCTGCCTTGTCATCTGCGGGGTGAAGGATCAACGTCCATGTTCTATCTATGCGGAGTGTCAACGTTGTAAGCGGGGTTATCCTGTGGGGAAGTGAAATCAGGACCATGAAATATGTCATTGGAGGGGTTAATTAGAAAGGACtaaggaagaggagatgatcTGTTAGACTTTCAATGTGTTGATGCATGCTCGAGAGTCGGTCTACTGAGACATTTGGCTCTGGCCTATCGTGTTTGGGCGTATGTTGCGATCGGATTTGACATTCCTGTCACTCATTGCTCTATCGGGACATGACTGAGACTAATTTCTTACAGTTTGCTCTACATACATGCCGAGATCTATCTATGCCATTTCAAGCATGgttcctcttcttgagcgTAATGAGAAATCGTCCGCATGGCTCGTCAATTGTAACCTTGCGAACATTCTCCGGTCTCTCGTCCAATCTCTCAAAGTCATAATCCATAAGCAGATGCGTCAGCGTAAGCTTAAGCAAGTTGCTTGTGAAGAACCTTCCAGGGCAAGCTCCCCTTCCAAGCCCAAAATTCAAGAAATCCGGTGAGATGTCCGTCATCCTAGGATGCTCAGGATCTTCCATTGATCGACGAGGATTAAACCCGCCAGGGTATGTCCTCTCATCTCTCTGATAGGCCTTGATAGGTGCAGCAAGGATGGCACCCTGCGGCACATGGATGCCGTTGGAGAAAGTGAAGCCGCCCTGTTTACCCACGGCTCGCTCAATGCCCGTCTCACCGATTGGGTTGTAACGAATGCTCTCTCGGATGAGTGAGTCCATTAGCGGCAGCCTTTGGAAGAATTCATGTGTAAATGCATCGCCTTTGGCCATTTCCTGGCTTATCTCGGCACGCAAGTCGCTGATCATGGCTTCGTAGTCGCCTGCGGGGAGTGAGATGAGGTCATATACCAAATTGGTCATTGTGACGAGGTTAGTGTACGATTGGACAAAGTTTAGAACCATCATTCTGGCGACGATGACCATTGGTTCGTACTCTGATGGGCCGTTGGGGTCCTTTTTGGCGGCCAGGATGATGGCGCTCAACATGTCATTCTGGAAATATCAGCCGCTGTCAAAAATATAGATCTTAGACCTTACAGGCAGATCCGGTTCAATGTCCTGTGCTTCGGCCGCATCAATGATAGCCATGCGCTCCTTCAGCACGGGCGTAGCGTGCTTGGCAGCTGTCTCAATGCATCGCATCAACGGGCGGCACATGTAAGGCAGCAGAAGCCTGTATAATGTCAGCATCCTATCAGTGCAATCGACAAGAAACCATTGTCTTGGAACTGCTTACGGGCGAAGAAATGGTGGGATAAATCGGGCGTACAGCGCTGACGCAAAGAATGTGGCGGCGTATTCAGCTGTAGCATCTCTGTACTCTTTGTTGTCACACAAAGGCTGACCTGAGATAATACGGTTGGCAGATCTGCTGAGAATAGCACTTGCTGTATCCCACATATTTATCTGCACAACACCATTGGAGTCAAGCTTTGAGGCGACATTGTCATCCAGAGcagccttcatctcctcatTGACCATGGGCATTTTGTCTGCGACCTTCTGGTAGAGCTCTTTGTGAACAACATTTCTGTAGACGGGGTGAATGACGATATGAGGACCAAGGGTAGTGTAGTCAGGTACAAGGGCTTGAAGAGTATATCTCTTGAGAGAAATGTCATTCTCAGGTTGTTTGACATATTCATTCAGCAGTTGCTTTGGCACCATGAGCATGAAGCCCGTGCTGCAGTGGGGGATTGGAACGAGCTGAATACCTCCATGGCCAGCTTCAAGAATCTATCCTTATAAGCTTCGGACCCCAAAGGGCAAACAGTATAGCCTACCTTGCGATGAGTCTCCTTGAAATATTCTTGAGACTTAAGAGCAACTTCATATGATGCCTTCATGAATGTACCGACACCTTTCTTATCACCAGCCCAGTTGAACATCTGGTAATCCTTGGAGAGTGCCGCTTGAAAAGCAGGTTGCATGAGGTGTAGCAGCCATGCTGCAGTGGTACCAATGATTGTGTAAACAACAACCCGAGGCAGAAACGCGTGGACGGTAGTAGCAAGATCAACAGCCATTGTGACAAAGCCTGAGATTGGAAAGAATGATGAATTGTCCCAAAAGTGGAGGCTAAAGCTGCTTGTAAAAGTCTCACTAAGATGAGGGATGAGGTCAAGGGTAAAAGAATGTTGACTGGAACAAAGACCACAATACCTTGTTAATCCCCGCCCCACCTCGAGGATGCAACCGTCACTTTTTAGGATCCAACCTAAAGAATTTGGGGAGCCAATTACTTGTGTGAGAATGCTGCCGCCTGATGACGATCGATTTTGTTCTGTATGCAAGAGTCCTATCTAGGGTCGGATCGACTTCTTGGAAATATCTCGTCATGATTCAGAGTCTGCTTCAGGACTTCGCTTACATGACGAGGGCGGACAACCTTGCTCGGAGATATCCTTGTCGCAGGGCGTGGGAGGCTTGGGATGCATCAGTTACATGCTTTTGGCGGGACTTACTGATGGCTCTTGATCAATGATGGAACAGCTTGGCGAGAGGAGTTAGGTCGGAGTGGCCGTGGATCACTGGTAGACTTGCTATTTGATGCCGAAGCCGACAGACGTCAGTGTAAGCGGGAGGAATTGTCGGTGATTGTCCGCGTGAAAGCATGACAGCCCATCCTAAGTTGTAATTCTCTTCTCGCCCTTATGACGTTTATTTGCCTAGTACCTTTCCTTTGACAACCTTTCCATCTGCTGATCACACTCTCGGCTTTGTTCAACATCAAACATGTCCAGGACGAATACCTTCTACAGCCTCGGTGTAATGCCTGCATTGATGGGACTGGGGCATCTGGCTCCAGCCATAGGTGCTATACAGACTGCAACAGGCTCGTATCACTTTCCTGTGAGGCTACTTGGACTCATTGGTACCATATCAGCTGTTGTTGACTGCAAGTCATACTCTTAACTCTATTCAATTCCATCCGAAGAATATGCTACTGACAATCCCCTCTGTAGCCATGGACACATACAAAGACCTCTCGCCATCAAACCGACCTGCCAAGTGGATATGGAATCTTTGGGTATACGGTCTCTGGGCCATTGTCCTGGCCTGTACTGCAACGTTAGACCTTCACACAATATACGACATATATCGTGTCCTACCTCTTGGTCTGGCTTGGGGAATCCCTTGCGTCCCATTGTACTCGATCTCCAAAGGATGGATTCTAAGCAAGCCCAAAACTCTGGTAAGCTCAACACTCATTCTATACACATGACATATCCTTACACTTTTAGCTCTTTGAAGCAAAGTCTTTGGTAGTCGCATTCTGTATGGCAAGTGTTTGTGCCGAAGCCAGCATGGCTTATTGCTGTCGACAAAAGGAGTACCAATGTGCGAGCAGAGATTTACGAGCAAGAAGCTTTTATCTCGCCGTCTTATACCAATTCTTCCGTGAGACATCATGCGACATCAGAGATATTCCGGAGGATACCAAGGAAGGTCTCAAAACATTGCCGGTCAAGCTTGGCAAACAGAACACGGTATTACTCTTGGCTACGGTAGGCGTTTTAGCCGAATCACTACTCACTCACGGTATCGACATAACAACGTCAGGAATTAACGTGAAAGCGCCATTGATTGCCCGTGCATTCTTACGAGTTGGTCTGACAATGACGTCGTATTGGCAAGTCTTGAGGTTCCCCAGGCAGAACTCATGGGCTTGGGGGTCTATGTCACTTCTGGGACTGGCTCCGGTGCTTTTTGCACAAGCTGCTCTTCGTGACTGACTGAACAACATCGAGGGGACGATTCTGGAAATCTCGAAAATTTATTAAGCCTGCATATGAAGATCGTGATGCGAACAACCGGGGAGTTTTGGAGATGCCCTTAGATATAGATAGCGATTGAATAGAGTGCAATCTGACAACGTCTCAATATCTCACAGTTTTCATCGAAGAAATCGTCATGCTATATCAAGATCCTTTAATCGGACAAACAAAGTCGCTACCTCATCTAATCCGAAAGTTGAGTCTAAACTATTCAAGCTATCGCAGCCCCTCCCAGCTGAAAATAAAAGATCACTGTCAAAGTTTAGGCGCTCTGCCAGCATGGCTGAGCTGCTCAAGGTAATCCATCAAGTCTGTCCACATCTCTTGCGGCAACGAGTTGGAAAACCAAGTGTTCCCTTCATAGTCCTTACCAACCACTACAAACACGCTCGATATGGCGGAGACAGTATTGTGTCCGGGATCAGAAGCTTGATAATACACAGGATGTCCCCTCTTCCCCCTTCTAGACTCAGGGCGTACCTCCTGTTCTATCGCGGGACTGAAGTccagcttctcagcaagGTCACCCTTGGTCCAATTTGACATGAACTGGGCAGCCATGTTGGTGCTTCCAAAGACGACGGGCATACTGTTCGTCTTCATAGACTCCACTGAGAGCGCCGTTGAGGCTTTCAGCTGTTCCTCTGTGGTCTGTGCTTGTATGGCCTCTCGCACTTGGAGAGCAAGTTTCCCCAGTGGCAGGTCCAAGATTTCGTTGGCGCGACAGAACACAAAGGCATTGGTAGGAGAGTTCTGCACGTATGCCTTGTCTGGCAAGAACACCGATCGGGCTCGACTTCGAGGGTCAACAGCCATGATAGTTGCCAGCTCCCGATTCGTGCCCCGACCTTGATACTTGGCTAGCATGAGACAAGAGAGAGCGGCGAAGATATCACCCTCGCTGATGAAAGGCTTGTCATTTATGGCTTCCTCTTCTAGGTGACTCCTAGCTTGCTGCATCATCCTTCTAATTGTATCTTTCGGGATGCACAGAGTCCGCGACCGAATGTTGCCGGATCTCCACGATTCATACAAGCTCCGTAAGCCCCAGACTTTGAAACGCCAgccatcaaggatcttaTCTGCAAGAACATGGGGCTCCTTGCGCGGCGATTTGAGCATATCGTCAAACACATCTTTCCGGTATCCTGGCATTGGGATAACAGCTTCTGGCTTCCCGGCCAAGACCTGACTCCAAGCCTCGAATATGGCAGACAACCCCATCAGGTCAGTTGTTACATGGGAAAATGTCAAGTTGACAAGAGTGCCGTCAGTGAAGGTTTGCACATGGAGACAGAATTGAGGGATGTCAGAGTGAACAAAATCGTCCATGTTGCGGGGCGTCTCGGGGCGGAGTCCAAGAGCACAGAATTCTTTCGGTCCAGTATAAGTAGAGATACTCCCGGTTGGCTTGGGTAGTCTGGAAGCCAGCGGATGTTCTGACATTGGGGTTTCAAACTCTTCTTTGGTGAAATAAACTGCTGGCCTGTCGTTTGTAAATTCTCGTGGAACATGTATTTCGAGTCCGCCATCTGGCTGTATGCGGGTCAATATCGAGAAACTTCTTGGAGCCGTGAGAGCATACCCTTTGCCGAAACCTTCCACCTAATCTCCGCCATCCCTCCATTTCAAAGAGCTTGGACAGAGCGTCGCTCAGTTTATGGGGGTTCAATACGTCTTCAAACTGCAAAGTCCATACCAATACGATTCCCCGCGCCGCTGCAGTATCGTCGAACAAGTGCACCGGAATGATGTCATCTGACTCAACAGTGTCCGGGAGAGGATGTcgctcttccttcttggagAAAGGTAGGTAATTGAGCAAAGCCGACATTGCCGTTGAGAATACAAACTTTGCAAATTGGTGCAATAACTGCCATGATGCGGGGGAAATTTGTTGATCTGTACGAGTTGCCGCCATGATAACAAGCGAGATGCCAAGCTGGATGGCAAGGTAGCATGCAAAGGATTACATTCCCTGCTCTTCCTCTATGGTGCGGGGTTTTGGATGCCCCTCCTCTACCCTAGCAAGGCAGCAGTTTAAGAATTGGCTAATCTTTTCAAAGGATAGAGCTCCAAGGCAAGGTAGTTTGAATGGCTGACgagctggaggagctggTGGAATTGGTTAAGCGAAGTTCACCTAGTTCAATGTACAACATGAGTTGACGTGGAGGCAAGCAGACACCTGCCTTGGTTTTCTGTGCAGAGAAATGTGAGGCAATTCACTGTCTTTTTAAGTAACCTGTGAATAGTGTCAGAAATAATTGCAGTGAACATAGGGTTCGCCATGTTTGCCCGGCTCCTCTTATTTACAACCTTGCTAGCTGTGTCTCTGGCTTACTTCCTATCCCGCGAGACCTCGACAGAACATGCGCCATATGTCCAAGGAAGAAACAAAACCGTGCTTTTCCTCACAAACAGCGAGCATGGTCTATCCAATGTGCACCTTGCAACTGCATTGGCGATACTAGAGAATTACCCAGATGTAGAAGTTTATTTTGCTTCATTTTCGTCTATTGAGCAAAAGTTGGAACGAGTTTCCTCATTCGCCAAGATCAAATCTCCTCATGCGAGAGCCATCGTTTTCCACGGTCTCACCGGTCTGACATTTGTGCAGGCAATCGCCAAAGAAGGTCGAAGCTTCATCTCCCCTCCAGGGTGGAGAGGTATCGCTACTTTGGCAGAGCACATACAGCTTTGGATATCGCCATGGACATTTGAAGATCATGTATACTTGTACAAAGAGCTTGGTAGCATTATCGATGAGGTCGACCCAGCAGTTATCGTGCTCGACAGTTGGTTCCGGCCAGCTATAGATGCCACGCGCAAGAGGAATAGGCAGCATGCCTTCATCACGCCGAATACTCTTGTAGATCATTTCTTAGGTATACAGCCGCTCTGGACCAGGTTATGGAAATACCCTGCGTAAGTCGCTTGCGTCAACTGAGATTGGCTGATCCTAATAGCAATAGCCCATCGTCAGGCTTTCTCTCGCCGATTCCTCTGGTGAACATCCCAGAAAATGTATACATGAATATTCGTTATATCTACAGCGCAATGTTTACGCCAGATGCTTCAAAAAAGAAAGCTCGACTTCAAGAGATTGGTCTAGGAGAACCTATGAACTTGTTCGGAATGAATCGGCTAGGTGTTCCATGGATTACCCAAAACACACAAGGCGCCATGATCCCAGTTGAAGTTATTCCGCCAAATGTCACCTGTGCTGGGCCAATCATCCTATCAGGGCCgccagctcatcaacaagatcctGAAACTGCAACTTGGCTCAAGAATGCCCCTACAGTTCTCATTAATCTCGGTAGTAATCTTGCTGTAGGTCATGAAGAATACAAGAATTTCACAGGTAGCTGATGTTTGGCAGTATGACGAAAGTCGTGCTGAAGTCATGGCGATCGCCATAGCGGCGTTACTATCCTCTACTAATTACCAGGTCTTGTGGAAATTTAATAAGCTGGGGGACTTCTCTGATGATTTCTTGGTGCACTTGAAGCCCTACCTCGACAACGAGCGACTAAAAATGCCAAGTTGGCTTGTAGCAGACCCGTCGTCACTTCTCGATACTGGGAACATTGTTACTTCAGTGCATCATGGCGGTTCGAACTGCTATCACGAAGCCCTCGCGTAAGTAAATGCTCAAGACTACTCGGCAGACAACC
It encodes:
- a CDS encoding Alpha/Beta hydrolase protein, giving the protein MDNVDKRFTTSDGDTYAYDYIPPKDNKETFLFIHGCPSSRYDWRYQFEDLSEAGYGVIAPDCLGYGDSDKCADLEAYNLKRLSGHFIELLDQEKISKVIGVSHDWGSMVMSRVVVWHPERFSKLVFMSAGYTAPGVFFDIDGLNVWSQKELGYMQLGYWYFFNSYDAERVILDHLESFFHLAYADDNALWITGLAAINGTREWLTSDKTCPLPPFLTERDKTRWLEINRRKDTIKGLLNYYRCLMRGIQAEDEDPLTDEQRTLKVPVLGICGGGDMVTRADQIGRGITPYASKGYKEVVLEGAGHWIMLERRAEVTNVLVEFVREDSS
- a CDS encoding cytochrome P450; this translates as MAVDLATTVHAFLPRVVVYTIIGTTAAWLLHLMQPAFQAALSKDYQMFNWAGDKKGVGTFMKASYEVALKSQEYFKETHRKILEAGHGGIQLVPIPHCSTGFMLMVPKQLLNEYVKQPENDISLKRYTLQALVPDYTTLGPHIVIHPVYRNVVHKELYQKVADKMPMVNEEMKAALDDNVASKLDSNGVVQINMWDTASAILSRSANRIISGQPLCDNKEYRDATAEYAATFFASALYARFIPPFLRPLLLPYMCRPLMRCIETAAKHATPVLKERMAIIDAAEAQDIEPDLPNDMLSAIILAAKKDPNGPSEYEPMVIVARMMVLNFVQSYTNLVTMTNLVYDLISLPAGDYEAMISDLRAEISQEMAKGDAFTHEFFQRLPLMDSLIRESIRYNPIGETGIERAVGKQGGFTFSNGIHVPQGAILAAPIKAYQRDERTYPGGFNPRRSMEDPEHPRMTDISPDFLNFGLGRGACPGRFFTSNLLKLTLTHLLMDYDFERLDERPENVRKVTIDEPCGRFLITLKKRNHA